The proteins below come from a single Mesobacillus jeotgali genomic window:
- a CDS encoding BglG family transcription antiterminator: MNSRNYEVLKALLESEQTFSVKELADIAGCSEKTVRNDFKVIDDWLNRETNLIMVRKPGLGIFIEGNQEERATILQRMMKMNGGEASDTLRKLIIIKMLLLKDGPSTLQEFAEHFYVSKTMIRSELEEIEEWLARFDLRLLKKQGHGIEIVGVEKDWRTALSQVTHMIIKAAAEERKSVESIFESGEIDFTKSRLRKLEVELGFSFTDEALENLVTHILISIKRVKQGSRIELPAKDIEQIEKKTEYSTIQTFVKEIERTMAIKIPREEIAYITLRILGAKIYYPSTIDLEKVGEELARLDHDAVSFTKKLISAVSDVSGDPFYNDHHLLIGLALHMQTSFYRLKYSFPVENPMLNEIKKMYFTLFETIYYVIPTVLEDFQISIPEDEIAYITLHFQASLERIGKQTFNNRKVLLVCSMGVGMSQLMQTKLERKFHNLEIVGTSSIKDIKKEINDKNPDLIISTVPFESGSVPLITVSPFLMLEEERKIKDFLENPVHEQMENKYPTIHYLMEKELIVINSERDTRPGIIGRLSDTLIEKGYIQPEYKQSVYMREEQSSTVIGSGIAIPHGNSDFVNEAKLAVALFQEPIQWGIDKVSVVFLLAIDHANKGMLKELFKEISRLMDDSLVLQKLSETSSPEEVLNIFK; this comes from the coding sequence ATGAATAGCAGAAACTATGAGGTATTGAAAGCTTTACTGGAAAGTGAGCAGACTTTTTCGGTTAAAGAGTTGGCTGACATTGCGGGTTGCTCAGAAAAAACGGTCAGGAATGATTTTAAAGTCATAGATGATTGGCTCAATAGGGAAACGAACTTAATCATGGTAAGGAAACCGGGACTGGGGATTTTTATTGAAGGTAACCAGGAAGAAAGAGCAACTATTCTTCAAAGAATGATGAAAATGAACGGTGGAGAGGCTTCCGACACTTTAAGAAAACTAATCATCATCAAAATGCTGCTTTTGAAAGATGGCCCCTCGACTCTACAGGAATTTGCCGAGCATTTTTATGTCAGCAAGACTATGATCAGGAGTGAGCTTGAAGAAATTGAAGAATGGCTTGCAAGGTTTGATTTGCGATTATTAAAGAAACAGGGGCATGGCATCGAAATTGTTGGCGTTGAAAAGGACTGGCGCACCGCACTTTCGCAGGTCACCCACATGATCATCAAAGCAGCTGCTGAGGAGCGGAAATCGGTTGAGAGTATATTCGAATCAGGAGAAATCGATTTTACCAAGAGCAGGTTAAGGAAATTGGAAGTCGAGCTTGGATTTTCTTTTACCGATGAGGCGCTTGAAAACTTGGTCACTCATATTTTAATTTCTATTAAAAGAGTGAAGCAAGGAAGCAGGATTGAACTTCCTGCAAAGGATATCGAACAAATTGAAAAGAAAACCGAATATAGTACGATTCAGACCTTTGTAAAGGAAATAGAACGAACCATGGCTATCAAAATTCCGAGGGAGGAGATTGCCTATATCACGCTCCGTATCCTTGGAGCCAAAATTTACTATCCCTCAACTATTGATCTGGAGAAAGTAGGAGAGGAACTGGCAAGGCTGGATCATGATGCAGTTTCATTTACAAAAAAGCTGATTTCGGCTGTATCTGATGTATCTGGGGATCCGTTTTACAATGATCATCATCTTTTGATAGGATTGGCCTTGCATATGCAAACTTCTTTTTATCGCCTAAAATACTCTTTTCCAGTAGAGAACCCAATGCTGAATGAAATAAAAAAGATGTATTTTACGTTATTTGAGACCATTTATTATGTCATTCCAACTGTATTAGAAGACTTTCAAATAAGTATTCCTGAAGATGAGATCGCCTATATTACTCTTCACTTCCAGGCCTCATTGGAGAGAATCGGGAAGCAAACCTTTAACAACAGGAAGGTTTTGCTTGTCTGCTCAATGGGAGTAGGAATGTCACAGCTGATGCAGACGAAGCTTGAAAGAAAGTTCCATAACCTTGAGATCGTTGGGACTTCTTCCATAAAAGATATTAAAAAGGAAATCAACGATAAAAATCCAGATCTTATCATCAGTACAGTTCCATTTGAAAGTGGTTCAGTCCCGCTTATTACCGTTTCTCCTTTTTTAATGTTAGAGGAGGAACGGAAGATAAAGGACTTTTTGGAGAATCCTGTTCATGAACAGATGGAAAACAAATATCCTACGATCCACTATCTGATGGAGAAAGAACTTATAGTAATTAATTCAGAACGGGATACAAGGCCGGGGATCATTGGCAGACTCTCAGATACCCTGATAGAAAAAGGATATATACAGCCTGAATATAAGCAATCAGTGTATATGCGGGAAGAGCAGTCCTCTACCGTTATAGGCAGCGGCATTGCGATTCCGCACGGAAATTCTGATTTTGTTAATGAAGCTAAACTGGCCGTGGCTCTGTTCCAGGAGCCGATACAATGGGGGATTGACAAGGTATCAGTGGTGTTCCTGCTAGCAATAGATCATGCAAATAAGGGTATGTTAAAAGAGCTGTTCAAAGAAATCTCACGATTGATGGACGATTCATTAGTTCTTCAGAAATTGAGTGAAACTTCATCCCCTGAAGAAGTATTGAATATCTTCAAGTAG
- a CDS encoding LytR family transcriptional regulator gives MRSNNSKSKKKPTWLKVLGITILLLFVVVGGYAFYVYNSLTNAVDTMHQPIDREKSEKRPAPVTLEKKQPFSVLMMGVDEREGDRGRSDTLIVLTVNPNTKTTKMLSIPRDTRTEIIGKGFDDKINHAYAFGGIEMSMDTVENFLNIPIDYYMQINMEGFQDIVDAVGGVTVNNNLDFTYEGFHFPKGEILLNGEKALKYSRMRYEDPRGDFGRQSRQRQIIQAVISKGASFSSLTKFNEIFEALGKNIKTNMKFDEMVDIQANYKEAAKSIQQMEVSGSGTKIDGIYYYIVPNEKKQGLQQALKEHLEIK, from the coding sequence ATGCGATCGAATAATAGTAAGAGTAAGAAAAAGCCTACTTGGCTTAAAGTATTGGGAATAACTATTCTTCTCCTTTTTGTTGTTGTGGGTGGATATGCTTTTTATGTGTATAATTCTTTGACAAATGCGGTTGATACGATGCATCAGCCGATTGATCGTGAGAAGTCGGAGAAGCGTCCGGCACCGGTCACTTTGGAAAAGAAGCAGCCATTTTCTGTTTTGATGATGGGAGTAGATGAGCGTGAAGGCGACCGTGGTCGTTCTGATACGTTAATTGTACTCACTGTGAACCCAAATACAAAGACTACGAAGATGCTAAGTATCCCTCGTGATACTAGGACAGAGATCATCGGCAAAGGCTTTGACGATAAGATTAACCATGCTTATGCTTTCGGCGGAATAGAAATGTCGATGGATACAGTTGAAAACTTCCTGAATATACCGATAGATTACTATATGCAAATCAATATGGAAGGCTTCCAGGATATTGTAGATGCAGTAGGTGGTGTAACGGTCAATAATAATCTCGATTTCACCTATGAAGGCTTCCATTTCCCGAAAGGCGAAATACTTTTAAATGGTGAAAAAGCATTGAAGTACTCCCGGATGCGATACGAAGATCCTCGAGGTGATTTCGGCCGCCAGTCACGTCAGCGTCAAATTATTCAGGCTGTAATCAGTAAGGGAGCAAGCTTCTCATCCCTGACAAAATTTAATGAGATCTTTGAAGCTTTAGGAAAGAATATCAAAACAAACATGAAGTTCGATGAGATGGTAGATATACAGGCAAATTATAAGGAAGCTGCTAAAAGTATTCAACAAATGGAAGTCAGCGGCAGTGGAACAAAAATTGACGGGATCTATTACTACATTGTACCCAATGAAAAAAAGCAAGGTTTACAGCAAGCGTTAAAAGAGCACTTGGAAATCAAATAA
- a CDS encoding N-acetylmannosamine-6-phosphate 2-epimerase, translating to MLKKIHKGLVVSCQALENEPLHSPYIMGRMALAAEQGGGVGIRANTGVDIKEIKKNVSLPVIGIVKQDYQDSEVYITPTIKEVDELVLAGAEMIAVDGTNRIHPDGMDLKTFFREVKQKYPLQLLMADVSTVEEAEFAQQLGFDCVSTTLVGYTKETAGQKLYENDFEILKEMIAKVKVPVIAEGNILTPDMAKRCLEVGAHAVVVGGAITRPQTITKRFLDAME from the coding sequence ATGCTTAAAAAAATCCATAAAGGCCTGGTTGTATCATGCCAGGCACTTGAAAATGAACCATTGCACAGCCCGTATATCATGGGTAGGATGGCCCTTGCCGCAGAACAGGGAGGTGGTGTCGGAATCCGGGCAAATACAGGAGTGGATATTAAGGAGATAAAGAAAAACGTCAGTCTTCCGGTTATTGGGATTGTCAAACAAGACTATCAAGATTCTGAAGTGTACATAACTCCTACAATAAAAGAAGTCGATGAACTCGTCCTGGCCGGGGCAGAGATGATTGCAGTGGATGGGACAAATCGGATTCATCCTGATGGAATGGATCTGAAAACATTCTTTCGTGAGGTAAAACAGAAATATCCTCTACAGTTGCTGATGGCAGATGTATCTACAGTTGAAGAAGCTGAGTTTGCACAGCAATTAGGGTTCGACTGTGTATCCACTACTTTGGTCGGCTATACAAAAGAAACAGCTGGACAGAAATTATATGAAAATGATTTTGAGATCCTTAAAGAAATGATTGCGAAAGTAAAAGTTCCTGTTATTGCTGAAGGGAATATACTTACGCCGGATATGGCAAAGAGATGTCTGGAAGTAGGAGCCCACGCTGTAGTCGTTGGGGGAGCCATAACGAGGCCGCAAACTATAACGAAGAGATTTTTGGATGCGATGGAGTAA